One window from the genome of Elaeis guineensis isolate ETL-2024a chromosome 5, EG11, whole genome shotgun sequence encodes:
- the LOC105045676 gene encoding epsin-3 yields the protein MSIAMGTPFFHELKKQASCFFKEKIRTARLALTDVTPAELLTEEATNGNPWAPDARTMGFISRAAFEIDDYWRIVEILHKRLAKFDRRHWREPYQALILLEHLLTHGPESTAEEFQSDKEVIQEMETFQYIDERGFNWGLTVRKKSERVLKLLEKGPVLKEERERARRITRGIQGFGSFNLNWSSTNKNGMEQASNCYGRSHSHYEDYSQKENLNPEDRLDSHINKRTAESGERLIEENLVDKSLSIQEKTTTVPMEGLPPGESKPLSTCQDGTKNEFQREDHPFNKLEYQRMESRLLLSQN from the exons ATGTCGATCGCCATGGGAACCCCTTTCTTCCATGAGCTCAAGAAGCAGGCCTCCTGCTTCTTCAAAGAAAAGATCCGGACCGCACGGTTGGCTCTCACCGATGTTACTCCCGCTGAATT GCTGACAGAAGAAGCAACAAATGGGAATCCATGGGCACCAGACGCAAGGACGATGGGTTTCATATCACGGGCGGCATTCGAGATCGATGACTACTGGAGAATTGTGGAGATCCTGCATAAGAG GTTGGCCAAATTCGATAGGAGGCACTGGAGGGAGCCTTACCAGGCTTTGATACTACTGGAGCATCTTCTGACTCATGGACCCGAGAGCACTGCAGAGGAATTTCAAAGCGACAAGGAAGTTATCCAAGAAATGGAAACCTTTCAGTACATTGATGAACGGGG GTTTAATTGGGGATTGActgtgagaaagaaatcagagaGGGTGTTGAAGCTGCTTGAGAAAGGGCCGGTTCTTAAAGAAGAACGCGAACGGGCTCGAAGAATTACCCGTGGAATTCAAGGATTTGGTAGCTTCAATCTAAATTGGTCATCCACCAATAAGAATGGTATGGAACAGGCTTCAAATTGTTATGGGAGAAGTCATTCGCACTACGAAGATTACAGCCAGAAGGAGAACTTAAATCCCGAGGATCGGCTTGATTCACATATAAACAAGAGAACTGCTGAATCAGGAGAGAGGCTGATAGAGGAAAATTTAGTGGACAAGAGTTTGTCGATTCAGGAGAAAACAACTACTGTTCCAATGGAGGGCCTTCCTCCAGGGGAATCGAAACCACTTTCAACGTGTCAAGATGGGACCAAAAATGAATTCCAGAGAGAAGACCACCCATTTAACAAACTTGAATATCAAAGAATGGAGTCAAGGCTTCTTCTGAGTCAGAATTAA
- the LOC105045678 gene encoding uncharacterized protein yields MYSEFGQPFSPSMSTVQLFASEKDPNPLQIDSPSNSKLEFTQTSQIPSLEVEKDNNRREVKMEAKGEESSPTLLPPSSSSSCSPEEVGVKDEKEERKKDPSGNSVEVGVLEEEKETDQGKDVIRDDGGDDDGYHTPSSPRHRIPEARVCPPAPKKPVHLLYMKRKVRAGQVRRRADDIESEIGSFWGAELDDAGPRTKKARGEATNDQ; encoded by the coding sequence ATGTACTCCGAGTTTGGTCAGCCTTTCTCTCCAAGCATGTCCACGGTACAGCTATTTGCGTCCGAAAAGGATCCCAATCCCCTCCAGATAGACTCCCCTTCAAACTCCAAGTTGGAATTCACGCAAACCTCTCAGATTCCATCTCTAGAAGTAGAGAAAGATAATAACAGGAGAGAAGTAAAGATGGAAGCCAAAGGAGAAGAGAGTAGCCCCACCCTTCttcctccttcctcctcttcttcttgttccCCTGAGGAGGTTGGAGTCAAAgatgagaaagaagagaggaagaaagatccaaGTGGTAACTCTGTGGAGGTTGGAGTactggaagaagagaaagagacggATCAAGGTAAGGATGTTATTAGAGATGATGGTGGTGATGATGATGGTTACCACACGCCTTCCTCTCCGAGGCATAGAATTCCGGAGGCTCGGGTGTGCCCGCCGGCACCGAAGAAGCCGGTGCATTTGCTGTACATGAAGAGGAAGGTGAGGGCCGGTCAGGTTCGACGACGGGCCGATGATATAGAGAGTGAGATTGGTTCTTTCTGGGGTGCGGAGCTTGATGATGCTGGCCCAAGGACTAAGAAGGCTAGGGGAGAAGCTACCAATGACCAATGA
- the LOC105045675 gene encoding probable protein phosphatase 2C 4 → MGNGCAKLTHCFSGDVRRRHGAAAVTSEPYDEGLGHSFCYVRPDTTTAAAAAAVASSKVHHSEETTTFRTISGASVSANTATSLSTALADLDYPQASAAASFESSISFSSVPLQPVPRFSSGPLSGPLAPADRGFLSGPIERGFMSGPLDHRAALFSGPLDVAPSGHLPRSLSLRPRSRRGAASLIRGFTKAIARTISSAAHVGGPKDSDFFPDGSTHPSSGSGRNSVDGGEDSDLFSAQSGSLQWAQGKAGEDRVHVVLSEEHEWVFVGIYDGFNGPDATDYLLSNLYSAVQGELKGLLWEDKYKAGDEPSNDPIITATTAAEEFNPSIITNWTESDECWKEGKQRIRKVRGVAKKYLENQRRWKCEWNRERLELDRRLKEQSKQSSKLNGSVNHVEVLKALSQALRKTEESFLDIADKMVSENPELALMGSCVLVMLMKGEDVYLMNVGDSRAILARKAEPDLWSSTGKARQDLERISEETLNDLEAYDNGDPMDILPNLAAVQLTLDHSTCVEEEVRRIRNEHPDDASAIANDRVKGSLKVTRAFGAGFLKQPKWNNALLEMFRIDYVGTSSYISCNPSLYHYKLSPKDRFLILSSDGLYQYFTNEEAVAHVEMFIATNPEGDPAQHLVEEVLFRAAKKAGMDFHELLEIPQGDRRRYHDDVSIIVISLEGRIWRSCM, encoded by the exons ATGGGCAACGGCTGCGCGAAGCTGACCCACTGCTTCTCCGGCGATGTCCGCCGTCGCCACGGTGCCGCCGCTGTAACGTCGGAGCCCTACGACGAGGGCCTCGGCCACTCCTTCTGCTACGTCCGTCCCGACACCACCactgccgccgccgccgccgctgtCGCCTCCTCCAAGGTCCACCACTCCGAGGAAACCACCACCTTCCGCACCATCTCTGGCGCCTCTGTCAGCGCCAATACTGCCACTTCTCTTTCCACTGCCCTCGCCGACCTCGACTACCCCCAGGCCTCCGCCGCCGCCTCCTTCGAGAGCTCTATCTCTTTCTCCTCTGTCCCCCTCCAGCCAGTCCCCCGCTTCTCCTCCGGGCCCCTCTCTGGCCCCCTCGCCCCCGCCGACCGGGGATTCCTTTCTGGCCCCATAGAGAGGGGGTTCATGTCCGGCCCCCTCGACCATCGCGCCGCCCTCTTCTCCGGTCCCCTCGACGTCGCCCCCTCAGGGCACCTCCCCAGGAGCCTCTCCCTCCGCCCCCGCTCCCGCCGCGGCGCCGCCTCTCTCATCCGTGGCTTTACCAAGGCCATCGCCCGCACCATCTCTTCTGCCGCCCACGTCGGGGGGCCCAAAGACTCCGATTTCTTTCCCGACGGCTCCACCCATCCGAGCTCCGGCAGCGGCCGGAACAGCGTGGACGGTGGCGAGGATTCCGATCTGTTCAGCGCCCAGAGCGGCAGTCTCCAATGGGCGCAGGGGAAAGCAGGGGAGGACCGAGTGCATGTTGTCCTCTCGGAGGAGCACGAGTGGGTCTTCGTCGGGATCTATGATGGCTTCAACGGCCCCGACGCCACTGACTACCTCCTTTCCAATCTCTACTCCGCTGTTCAAGGAGAACTCAAGGGCCTTCTTTGGGAAGACAAGTATAAAGCCGGCGATGAACCCTCCAATGATCCAATCATCACCGCCACCACTGCCGCCGAGGAATTCAATCCATCAATTATAACGAATTGGACGGAATCTGATGAATGCTGGAAAGAAGGGAAGCAGAGGATTAGGAAAGTTCGAGGGGTGGCAAAGAAGTATTTGGAAAACCAGAGGAGGTGGAAGTGCGAGTGGAACAGGGAAAGATTGGAGCTTGATAGGAGATTAAAGGAGCAATCGAAGCAATCAAGCAAATTGAATGGCTCAGTGAACCACGTGGAAGTGCTAAAGGCACTGTCTCAGGCTCTGAGGAAAACAGAGGAGTCGTTTTTGGACATCGCCGATAAAATGGTCTCGGAGAATCCTGAACTGGCGCTCATGGGATCATGTGTTTTGGTGATGTTGATGAAGGGGGAGGATGTGTATCTGATGAATGTCGGCGACAGTAGAGCAATTTTGGCACGGAAGGCCGAGCCAGATTTATGGAGTTCGACCGGGAAGGCAAGGCAGGATTTGGAACGGATCAGTGAGGAGACATTGAATGATCTTGAAGCCTACGACAATGGGGATCCCATGGATATATTGCCAAATTTGGCAGCTGTGCAGCTTACCCTGGATCACAGCACTTGTGTCGAAGAG GAAGTTCGTAGAATTAGGAATGAACATCCTGATGATGCTTCTGCTATTGCGAATGATCGTGTGAAGGGTTCATTGAAGGTCACCAGAGCATTTGGGGCTGGCTTTTTGAAACAG CCCAAATGGAACAATGCACTTCTAGAGATGTTCAGAATTGATTATGTGGGAACCTCgtcatacatctcatgcaatccTTCTCTTTATCACTATAAACTCAGTCCAAAGGATAGATTTTTGATATTATCATCTGATGGGCTTTACCAATATTTCACCAATGAAGAAGCAGTTGCACATGTTGAAATGTTCATTGCAACAAATCCCGAAGGGGATCCTGCTCAACACCTTGTTGAAGAAGTACTTTTTCGTGCAGCAAAGAAAGCTG GCATGGACTTCCATGAGCTGCTTGAAATTCCCCAAGGTGACCGTCGACGGTATCATGATGACGTTTCTATCATTGTCATCTCTTTGGAAGGAAGAATATGGAGATCCTGCATGTAA